One Leishmania major strain Friedlin complete genome, chromosome 29 DNA segment encodes these proteins:
- a CDS encoding conserved hypothetical protein (previous protein_id=AAZ09720.1), with protein sequence MSPPFPSHALANVAAVAAAVAGAAALTWGVLCWHRHQQGHEGTGTPTGTWTIQQVAAWLRENGVSKSSVAVCCRYKVDGDTLMRLTAHDLYHMGVPLRDSRVILAAVEDVKGSLVLLSSASPRSVLRRQSSLSPRTAQVTVPSAAEQFEAAWRALMRTCALPASGTSPAEQQQRLAVYTGTLLESFQVLTASEQAAALSLVAEAEKVHVIPPAIVSQEAQPGPADTEAPVDASFPVQAVEEKLRPLHGMLDGFLDFLRSPDLDAVAPAEFEELGDRVAAQVKRILRVAEQLPPKLSGPLLRKCDGVFEALSSRQRTALGASGGEAAGKAKLMQALRGVLSTVEDPKLRELPVAQRVQALSSLAKRAEAIEAVAAGSVSGVPKDVEVLNMVQPLLRIIQEAICLSEREAEADEEDREGQAPAAEDADAADGPIPVIVGTVQDIQDTLQSEAFQHAPSAVKVELCTTLLQRVAALEDKLVEVPAPAQAMVRDLLLNTKNVLAVVIAATKTEGDDGGEGPPADDEKPETEQDGDGDAEAAQAEGEKRETQSSDTSIDAHVAQLEKIFDFLTSDELDQATMEERKKVAVKLRQRVEAIKADVAARDPQCTLVTELIAPLQNLLSEMGSNHAASREFLEITAPLSDVRRLLTSTSFQQLPHAGKIRIARNVVPQLHQLTSAFSSLSKSERATAEELLRPINEVLLHLMHPRGAATGSAQEVLDRLQAVMRTIQGAEFTTMSPTERSAWATNTVTDLGRLRADCAALGAEGEALLPIIERLRSQLTGLLPEHANAGGGEGRDDSGDAECSGETQREQEEDAAHLVWAAARDMHAELLAAERTATPVPPERLQRMLHVMGEAAELPGMSTQQEAELQQFGSLLRRHVEGVGGKVNNGSTSARVDGAEQDFDEATAALHAFRRSLQVLMDAVQGENAATATELSVVASKTEELLASADAAKINWRADSWCTGAVRSISETLQHLRGSGGGASRAKVPSKVEAVLQSSIAALIAKPPTSMEDFEPYLRLLQLAQPSAEQMTNRELMLLKSLQESVIEAMRRIPDQPRQNGERNRQGTDDEGAGSAQAVLGVPQKMSHKRREGSSLAEQLDDSENVQQDLERLLAGERVTVEDAIEALREQICLQPGALDRGKAGDEEEVERAGNEEDDACVSQSEAQRADKQTPDPLQPERTDAFNEDDDDGVGSSGAAAMSGPSSGSARHIGYDDEFDGEDKTHSSTSAA encoded by the coding sequence ATGTCGCCCCCTTTTCCCTCACACGCCCTGGCAAacgtcgccgctgtggccgcggccgtcgccggagcggcggcgctgacctGGGGTGTCTTATGCTGGCATCGACACCAGCAGGGACATGAGGGCACTGGTACCCCAACTGGGACGTGGACCATTCAGCAGGTGGCGGCATGGCTTCGTGAGAACGGCGTCAGCAAGTCCTCCGTGGCTGTGTGTTGCCGCTACAAAGTGGATGGCGACACACTGATGCGGCTGACGGCGCATGATCTCTATCACATGGGCGTGCCGTTGCGCGACTCACGAGTGATTCTCGCAGCTGTGGAGGACGTAAAGGGCAGCCTAGTTCTTCTTTcctctgcatcaccgcgctCGGTCTTGCGCCGGCAGTCAAGCCTTTCCCCGCGAACTGCCCAGGTAACTGTCCCCTCGGCGGCCGAGCAGTTTGAGGCCGCCTGGCGGGCACTGATGCGAACCTGTGCGCTGCCGGCAAGCGGCACATCACcagccgagcagcagcagcgcttggCGGTGTACACTGGTACCCTTTTAGAGAGCTTTCAGGTGCTGACGGCTAGCGAgcaggccgcggcgctgtcgcttgTGGCCGAGGCGGAGAAAGTGCATGTCATCCCCCCTGCCATCGTGTCGCAGGAAGCTCAGCCCGGACCGGCAGACACTGAGGCCCCTGTGGATGCGTCGTTCCCCGTGCAGGCGGTGGAAGAGAAGCTAAGGCCGTTGCATGGTATGCTGGACGGGTTTCTAGACTTTCTGCGCTCTCCGGACCTCGACGCGGTTGCGCCAGCCGAATTTGAGGAGTTGGGCGATCGAGTCGCGGCGCAGGTGAAGCGGATTTTGCGAGTTGCGGAACAGTTGCCGCCGAAGCTCAGcggccctctcctccgcaAGTGCGACGGCGTTTTCGAGGCCCTCTCCAGCCGCCAACGGACCGCGCTTGGCGCCTCTGGCGGGGAGGCAGCCGGCAAGGCAAAGCTAATGCAGGCCCTCCGCGGTGTGCTTTCCACTGTGGAGGACCCAAAGCTGCGCGAGTTGCCTGTTGCACAGCGCGTGCAGGCTCTGTCGTCGTTGGCCAAGCGAGCGGAGGCTATCGAGGCTGTTGCAGCCGGCTCCGTGTCAGGCGTGCCGAAGGATGTGGAGGTGCTCAATAtggtgcagccgctgcttcgcattATTCAGGAGGCGATTTGTCTCAGCGAGCGGGAGGCTGAAGCCGATGAGGAGGACAGGGAAGGGCAGGCGCctgccgccgaggacgcggaTGCTGCAGACGGGCCGATTCCTGTAATCGTCGGGACTGTGCAGGACATTCAGGACACCCTTCAGTCAGAGGCATTCCAGcacgcgccgtcggcggtaAAGGTGGAGTTGTGCACCACTTTGCTGCAGCGAgttgcggcgctggaggatAAGCTGGTCGAAGTGCCGGCGCCCGCGCAGGCTATGGTGCGAGATCTTCTATTGAACACAAAGAACGTACTCGCCGTCGTGATTGCCGCGACTAAGACCGAGGGggacgatggcggcgaggGCCCCCCGGCGGACGATGAGAAGCCTGAGACGGAGCAGGAtggtgacggcgacgccgaggcagccCAGGCGGAGGGTGAGAAGCGAGAGACGCAGAGCTCTGACACAAGCATCGATGCGCACGTGGCACAGTTGGAGAAGATCTTCGACTTCCTGACCTCCGACGAGCTGGATCAGGCCAcgatggaggagaggaaAAAGGTAGCGGTgaagctgcggcagcgggtgGAGGCGATCAAGGCAGATGTGGCAGCGCGCGACCCCCAGTGCACACTCGTCACGGAGCTCATCGCCCCTCTTCAGAATTTGCTGTCCGAAATGGGTAGCAATCACGCCGCGTCCCGTGAGTTCCTCGAGATTACTGCCCCTCTTAGTGACGTGCGACGTCTTTTGACCAGCACGTCATTCCAGCAGCTGCCTCACGCCGGGAAGATACGTATTGCCCGCAATGTTGTGCCACAACTACATCAGCTCACctctgccttctcctccttgtcGAAATCTGAGCGTGCGACCGCAGAGGAGCTGCTTCGCCCCATCAACGAGGTGTTGTTGCACCTGATGCATCCCCGCGGCGCTGCTACGGGGTCAGCACAGGAAGTGCTTGATCGTCTTCAAGCGGTGATGCGCACCATCCAAGGCGCCGAGTTCACCACCATGTCGCCAACGGAAAGGAGCGCCTGGGCCACCAACACCGTCACGGATCTGGGCCGGCTTCGGGCCGATTGTGCGGCACTCGGTGCTGAGGGAGAAGCATTACTTCCTATCATCGAGCGCCTTCGAAGCCAACTGACCGGGTTGCTGCCCGAGCACGCAAATgccggaggaggcgaaggccgTGATGATTCCGGCGACGCCGAATGCAGCGGCGAGACTCAGCGGGAGCAGGAAGAGGATGCGGCACACCTTGTCtgggctgcagcgcgtgaCATGCACGCTGAATTGCTGGCGGCTGAGCGGACAGCGACGCCAGTGCcgccggagcggctgcagagAATGCTCCACGTGATGGGAGAGGCAGCTGAGCTGCCGGGCATGTCAACGCAACaagaggcggagctgcagcagttcGGCAGTCTCCTGCGTCGCCACGTGGAGGGCGTGGGCGGCAAGGTTAacaacggcagcaccagcgctagagttgacggcgcggagcagGACTTCGATGAagccacggcggcgctgcacgcttTCCGCAGATCCCTGCAGGTGTTGATGGATGCGGTGCAAGGTGAGAacgctgcgacggcgacggagttgtcggtggtggcgagcAAAACAGAGGAACTGCTCGCAAGCGCTGATGCGGCTAAGATAAACTGGCGCGCTGACTCGTGGTGCACTGGCGCGGTGCGGAGCATTTCGGAGACCCTGCAGCActtgcgcggcagcgggggcggcgcgAGCCGTGCCAAGGTGCCAAGCAaagtggaggcggtgctccAATCATCTATCGCGGCTCTCATCGCAAAACCGCCGACCAGCATGGAGGACTTCGAGCCGTACCTGCGTttgctgcagctggcccAGCCATCGGCCGAACAGATGACGAACAGGGAGCTGATGCTGCTCAAGAGCCTCCAGGAGTCGGTGATAGAGGCCATGCGGCGCATCCCAGATCAGCCGCGTCAAAATGGCGAAAGGAACAGGCAGGGAACCGACGACGAGGGGGCGGGCAGTGCCCAGGCAGTATTGGGCGTGCCGCAGAAGATGTCGCACAAACGGCGCGAAGGCTCCTCCTtggcggagcagctggacGACTCCGAGAATGTCCAGCAGGATCTGGAGCGCCTTCTGGCCGGCGAGAGGGTGACAGTGGAGGATGCCATTGAAGCGCTACGGGAGCAGATTTGCCTGCAGCCCGGTGCACTCGACCGTGGCAAGGCTGgcgacgaggaagaggtCGAGCGGGCCGGGAACGAAGAAGACGACGCCTGCGTGTCACAGTCGGAGGCGCAACGCGCTGACAAACAAACCCCAGATCCACTGCAGCCGGAGAGAACGGATGCCTTtaacgaggacgacgacgacggcgttggcagcagcggtgccgcagccaTGTCTGGCCCCTCGTCTGGCTCTGCGCGACACATCGGGTACGACGACGAGTTTGACGGCGAGGACAagacgcacagcagcaccagcgccgcatgA
- a CDS encoding conserved hypothetical protein (previous protein_id=AAZ09721.1), translating to MSEAARTTRHYVSDCLEERYPYDASKGFAGIRQREAGRVFNGYGSAAVDDMMNSLTDPSVPTEEKTRAVHLLYARSASQETKIEMLTKGMVPLLVATLQQCPDLLLKHQCLLLLRSLGVLPQGCFAVVREGAIPVVVGALHTVSPSSGSSEAAQACCIAAAHVLFQVSSNMSGLRWMLSLAHDRAFEGIEAAWVGDPMAPKTLISFIADSLAREATPAKATTYLIQTLARLTSLARGAEAFLAVSDAVDVMVEYLRHLPSPSTQDSELCAATLEVMWNTTLGHAGAAVMEERGVPDILFELLVDTSGSAAQVPVCVQRQLTGALSAVSQLTSVKQRSTHAVSMAEGRTRIVVLLDYLREWNKLIATQYTNASRPIPNDAAAIVTNLVQCIRLASELKPVRDVTHAIVEAMEQEDTTEAFYFRRQLYFHTRWEAEYHASVEV from the coding sequence ATGTCAGAGGCGGCTCGAACGACGCGGCACTACGTGAGTGACTGTCTCGAGGAGCGATACCCCTATGATGCCAGCAAGGGGTTTGCTGGCATTCGCCAGCGCGAGGCGGGCCGCGTCTTCAACGGTTACGGGtctgccgccgtcgacgacATGATGAACAGCTTGACGGACCCCTCTGTGCCTACCGAAGAGAAGACGAGGGCTGTGCATCTGCTGTACGCCCGGTCCGCGTCGCAGGAGACGAAGATCGAGATGCTGACGAAAGGGATGGTGCCTCTTCTTGtagcgacgctgcagcaaTGCCCCGATCTCCTCTTGAAACATcagtgcctgctgctgctgcgctctctCGGAGTCCTCCCGCAGGGTTGCTTCGCGGTCGTTCGGGAAGGCGCCATCCCGGTGGTTGTGGGCGCGCTGCACACCGTGTCGCCCTCTTCGGGGTCGTCGGAGGCAGCTCAAGCCTGCTGCATTGCCGCGGCACACGTCCTGTTCCAGGTGAGCAGCAACATGtccgggctgcggtggatgCTGAGTTTGGCTCACGACCGCGCTTTCGAGGGGATTGAAGCGGCGTGGGTTGGGGATCCGATGGCGCCGAAGACACTCATTTCCTTCATAGCCGACAGCCTTGCGAGAGAAGCAACGCCTGCCAAGGCCACCACCTACCTCATTCAGACCCTAGCACGCTTGACCAGcctcgcgcgcggcgcggaAGCGTTTCTTGCCGTCTCCGATGCAGTTGACGTCATGGTCGAATATCTTAGACATCTCCCGAGTCCTTCCACGCAGGACAGCGAGCTGtgcgcggcgacgctggaGGTGATGTGGAACACGACCCTCGgtcacgccggcgcagcagtcaTGGAGGAACGCGGCGTACCCGACATTCTTTTTGAACTCCTTGTGGACACCAGCGGGAGCGCCGCTCAGgtgcccgtgtgcgtgcagcggcagttGACTGGGGCGCTTTCCGCTGTTTCTCAGCTTACCTCCGTCAAGCaacgcagcacgcacgccgtTTCGATGGCGGAGGGTCGCACCCGCATTGTCGTCTTGCTCGACTACCTCCGCGAGTGGAACAAGCTTATTGCGACGCAGTACACCAACGCATCCAGGCCGATCCCAaacgacgctgctgcgatcGTGACGAACCTGGTACAGTGCATCCGCCTCGCATCGGAGCTAAAGCCGGTGCGGGACGTCACCCACGCCATTGTGGAGGCCATGGAACAGGAGGACACCACAGAGGCGTTCTActtccgccgccagctgTACTTCCACACAAGGTGGGAGGCCGAGTACCACGCCAGCGTGGAGGTGTAG
- a CDS encoding conserved hypothetical protein (previous protein_id=AAZ09722.1), producing MGTHKKAAAVSSTDTFGEVGRIFQQVHQSAAHAQKCKKKLISLGQESAPQLCRDVCGVVLLILKQVAQIAPEAMRRHYAFVTELCKAFRESFESDQLAIELLKSVSAFHNAMDKAVRLAVVSTFEALLKTVDQSNVSEERQDFYQEAAELLKQRAHDKCPQVRAKAVASVAAFQSGKKDCDVTQQLIALLCCDTNADVRKQILHAIAPRKEFLEGYFHGIIRCIRDVVARVRAEAWDVLGRFPWRYITAYANAKGVKMPELLAAGLDDANASVVIACRAAITNSWVHRDCKDLYEDFMNSIACGYVLPSLSPYERISAELLAHARKRQANTHFLLKLDDINTAGLLLWKADCRVSCDTEGEDETQLLLPLGQFSTVLQDTVYAYARPDAEPKTVKFRSVEDADNMLRILLSVFDIYDDNAYLAHADNTTRASLLRLINFILKVVPDEDPSLFVDVAVRALKSLTARTPEEATKTITSALDSLFRSLKLPQRHSLGFDDVEAIGRKSRERQQELVKRKVLWRAGELTEESYTELKEEMDRDEKFLLRMQLIVLAFLSHSQRGDAIPMFCYHIIQMGRHLDNEKVRVAATKSLCLQCLINPECVHTFMPLILADSQENAGGAVEADMSLPIAAIGVIFDLIMEYGLRFFDVAKRPPNEARALYNSESETEARLQHEQELAEEDVHKVGSKRLLATLQSYLQSGNEAKHIVTASGFCKLLSCNRLPAEVVPHVVAVLLIHYTGAMASKKESTTAAYMMDYLGTFFRSYAASHPKRQAQICEGGITAFRVVLERNIAMASRLIEFVARLTDAYTLTAIRDIDPQAARRATRDVVDEAGGAAEEVEAQRKSNRANATRSSMQSGRLFRELSRHSLHERLSQELLIVLASSELAESRAACMDALEKCMYFYSLEPQPFLLHCTAAALEATRHAAPIVHDRLEAWQTKLCERCTAAAAAPQSNGTTSDADSADSLEQRWCEGLKAHEEKRDALLEAGFGGFASIPPQLDVASPVMVKAETAELKRERHSDVFDVESIVGPSKRSRY from the coding sequence ATGGGCACTCACAAgaaggccgctgccgtctctTCGACGGACACGTTCGGGGAGGTTGGCCGCATCTTTCAGCAAGTGCACCagagcgctgcgcacgcgcagaagTGCAAGAAGAAGCTCATCAGCCTCGGCCAGGAGAGCGCGCCGCAACTCTGCAGAGATGTGTGCGGTGTCGTGCTGCTGATCCTGAAGCAGGTGGCTCAGATCGCGCCTGAGGCGATGCGAAGGCACTACGCCTTTGTCACCGAGCTCTGTAAGGCGTTCCGCGAGTCCTTCGAGTCGGACCAGTTGGCCATTGAGCTGCTGAAGAGTGTTTCGGCCTTCCACAACGCGATGGACAAGGCTGTGCGGCTGGCCGTCGTATCCACCTTTGAGGCCCTGCTCAAGACGGTGGACCAAAGCAATGTGTcggaggagcggcaggaCTTCTACCAGGAGgctgcggagctgctgaagcagcgcgCGCATGATAAGTGTCCGCAGGTTCGTGCGAAGGCGGTCGCCAGCGTGGCTGCCTTCCAGTCTGGGAAAAAGGATTGCGACGTCACACAGCAGCTCATTGCACTGCTGTGCTGCGACACCAACGCCGACGTGCGCAAGCAGATCCTCCACGCGATTGCGCCGCGCAAGGAGTTTCTCGAGGGGTACTTCCACGGCATTATCCGCTGCATCCGCGATGTCGTGGCACGCGTGCGGGCGGAGGCGTGGGACGTGCTAGGGCGCTTTCCGTGGCGCTACATCACCGCCTACGCGAATGCCAAGGGAGTGAAGAtgccggagctgctggcggccgGGCTTGACGACGCCAACGCATCGGTCGTCATTGCCTGCCGGGCCGCCATCACCAACTCGTGGGTGCACCGTGACTGCAAGGATCTGTACGAGGATTTCATGAACAGCATCGCGTGTGGGTACGTACTcccgtcgctgtcgccgtaCGAGCGCATCAGTGCGGAGCTGCTTGCTCACGCGCGAAAGCGCCAGGCCAACACACACTTTCTCTTGAAGCTCGACGACATCAACACGGCGGGGCTGCTCCTATGGAAGGCGGACTGTCGTGTGTCGTGCGACACGGAGGGCGAGGACGAgacacagctgctgctgccgctggggCAGTTCAGCACCGTTCTCCAGGATACTGTGTACGCCTACGCGCGCCCCGATGCGGAGCCCAAGACGGTCAAGTTCCGCAGcgtcgaggacgccgacAACATGCTGCGTATTCTGCTCTCGGTTTTCGACATCTACGATGACAATGCCTACTTGGCACACGCCGACAACACCACCcgcgcatcgctgctgcgcctcatcaACTTTATCTTGAAGGTTGTGCCAGACGAAGATCCGTCGCTCTTCGTGGACGTTGCCGTGCGCGCTCTCAAGTCGCTCACCGCCCGCACGCCGGAAGAGGCAACGAAGACGATCACGTCCGCGCTCGACTCGCTCTTCCGAAGCCTGAAACTGCCGCAGCGACACAGTCTGGGCTTCGACGATGTCGAAGCAATTGGACGCAAGAGCcgcgagcggcagcaggagtTGGTGAAGCGCAAGGTGCTGTGGCGCGCGGGCGAGCTGACGGAGGAGTCCTACACGGAGCTGAAGGAGGAGATGGACCGGGATGAGAAGTTTCTGCTGCGCATGCAGCTCATCGTCCTCGCGTTCCTTTCACATTCGCAGCGCGGGGACGCGATTCCGATGTTCTGCTACCACATCATTCAGATGGGCCGGCACCTCGACAACGAGAAAgtgcgcgtggcggcgacgaagTCGCTTTGCTTGCAGTGCCTCATCAACCCCGAGTGCGTCCACACCTTTATGCCGCTCATCCTCGCCGACTCGCAGGAGAatgctggcggcgccgtaGAGGCCGACATGAGCCTTCCCATCGCGGCCATCGGCGTTATCTTTGATCTCATCATGGAGTACGGGCTGCGCTTCTTCGACGTGGCGAAGCGGCCACCGAACGAGGCGAGGGCGCTGTACAATTCAGAGAGCGAGACCgaggcgcgcctgcagcacgagcaggagttggcggaggaggacgtgcACAAAGTGGGCAGCAAGCGTCTTCTGGCAACGCTACAGTCTTACCTGCAGTCGGGCAACGAGGCCAAGCACATTGTCACGGCCTCCGGCTTCTGCAAACTGCTGAGTTGCAACCGCCTTCCGGCAGAGGTCGTTCCACATGTTGTAGCAGTTCTGCTTATTCACTACACGGGTGCCATGGCGTCGAAGAAGGaaagcaccaccgccgcgtacATGATGGACTACCTCGGCACCTTCTTCCGCAGCTACGCCGCGAGCCACCCAAAGCGCCAGGCGCAGATCTGCGAGGGCGGTATCACCGCATTCCGCGTCGTGCTCGAGCGCAACATCGCCATGGCATCGAGGCTGATCGAGTTTGTTGCGCGTCTCACGGACGCCTACACGTTGACCGCCATTCGCGACATCGACCCGCAAGCGGCAAGGCGCGCGACCAGGGACGTGGTAGACGAggcaggaggagcagcagaagaggtcgaggcgcagcgcaagagCAACCGCGCCAACGCAACGCGCTCTTCCATGCAGTCGGGCCGCCTTTTTCGCGAGCTGAGTCGCCACTCTCTTCACGAGCGGCTCTCACAGGAGCTGCTGATCGTGTTGGCGAGCAGCGAGCTCGCGGAGAGTCGCGCTGCCTGCATGGATGCTCTGGAGAAGTGCATGTATTTTTACAGCCTCGAACCACAGCCCTTCTTGCTCCACTGCACTGCCGCGGCACTGGAGGCGACGCGGCATGCTGCCCCTATCGTGCACGACCGTCTAGAGGCCTGGCAGACGAAGCTTTGTGAGCGAtgcaccgcggccgccgctgcgccacagtCGAACGGCACCACCAGcgacgccgacagcgccgaTTCGCTCGAACAGCGGTGGTGCGAGGGGCTAAAGGCACATGAAGAGAAGCGggacgcgctgctggaggcgggCTTTGGCGGGTTCGCGTCTATCCCACCTCAGCTCGATGTCGCTTCACCCGTGATGGTGAAGGCGGAAACGGCGGAGTTGAAGCGGGAGCGCCACTCAGACGTGTTCGACGTGGAGTCGATTGTGGGTCCTAGCAAGCGATCGAGGTACTGA
- a CDS encoding putative helicase (previous protein_id=AAZ09723.1), whose amino-acid sequence MVAEVDVSGITVSFPFDPYPAQVEFMRSVVKCLQNGFNGLLESPTGTGKTLCLLCSTLGWLSATSQGAVLRHASDQDQKGRGKHNHKVVYCSRTHAQLTQVVRELKRTSYAQRFTMAVLGSREHMCLNKEVTRLPSSQAQHAMCSALRLERNCRFFSGLQSAAAGASLLPPECAVHDMEDLMREGSRSGFCPYFHERDAAKDADVVLMPYNYVLDPSLHKQLPFELANCILIVDEAHNLPSVLSSSGCQTLSPLEVTTAIHDCSRAIAMHRITTKKAELDEDMAAEEELELASLKILLRRLEMCVYAEPMAEGTATPTPTQCDVVRDGSYMFAFLEKALITREVFGVQSDGVTSASGLAGTMGKCVTLLADSERPATSMARVQEFLTRVFAFDMAHLDSTRFVLQQHLVAAKAARTLGFWELDNTRLMRQVVSPLHSVLLTSGTLSPLDQFAAELGMEFQVRLKGKHVIQADQVLGGVLCRGPSGEKLNGGFSFRSSVDYRVGLGMSLANIARNTPGGTLVFFPSYASMNSVVELWRAGSGRAGDTKTVWGMLSELKPIFVEPNNSNDLPTIVQGFQKEVDTSPLRGAILLAVCRGKISEGIDFADNHGRCVLVAGIPYANHTDLFVRLKRDYITSVAPQRPLVHGKPFTGDDWYRNEAMRAVNQCVGRVIRHKDDYGVVLLADERFEGLLESVSEWVRRRTRVFSDFRGAYAAVAQFFGARRHRATETAAIPYVLIENNATAAAELPSSATLARLYADAQARQREEHVQETRRRRFEEVREAKASACNDAVASATSPFAPASFAVSSTTGCAGGAPAISQRTFAEAPEVTVVLAERETADMRDTVPIRRSDGPPKLGPTSREFCEFLKARVPVEAYHRFKMVLAQLAALRPLLRTSPTAAADGLARLFVPLRSIFGATDVAYHHSLFAEFGRHIPEEFRPLYADLLKSNGLM is encoded by the coding sequence ATGGTCGCCGAGGTGGACGTAAGCGGCATTACCGTGTCGTTCCCCTTCGACCCGTATCCAGCACAGGTGGAGTTCATGCGCAGCGTCGTGAAATGCCTCCAGAACGGCTTCAACGGGTTGTTGGAGTCCCCCACCGGTACTGGCAAGACGCTCTGCTTGTTGTGTAGCACGCTTGGCTGGCTTTCGGCAACCTCGCAAGGCGCAGTCCTTCGACACGCCAGCGACCAAGATCAGAAAGGTCGCGGTAAGCACAACCACAAGGTGGTGTACTGCAGTCGAACGCACGCTCAGCTGACGCAGGTGGTGCGTGAGCTGAAGCGCACGTCTTATGCACAACGCTTCACCATGGCCGTCCTGGGCTCTCGTGAGCACATGTGCTTGAACAAAGAGGTGACGCGGCTCCCGTCgtcgcaggcgcagcacgccaTGTGCAGTGCGCTTCGGTTGGAGCGCAACTGCCGCTTCTTCAGCGGTTTGCAGTCTGCGGCCGCTGGCGCCAGCCTTTTGCCCCCTGAATGCGCGGTGCACGACATGGAGGACTTGATGCGAGAGGGAAGCCGAAGCGGTTTTTGCCCGTACTTTCACGAGCGTGACGCGGCAAAGGACGCGGACGTTGTACTCATGCCGTACAACTACGTCCTCGACCCCTCCCTTCACAAGCAGCTGCCTTTTGAGCTGGCGAACTGCATTCTCATTGTGGACGAGGCCCACAACCTGCCCTCCGTGCTCAGCAGCTCGGGCTGTCAGACGTTGTCGCCGCTAGAGGTGACCACCGCCATCCACGACTGCTCACGGGCCATCGCAATGCACCGCATCACCACAAAGAAGGCAGAGCTGGACGAGGAcatggcggcggaggaggagctggagctggcgtcgctgAAGATCCTGCTGAGGCGGCTGGAGatgtgcgtgtacgcggAGCCTATGGCAGAGGGGACGGCGACACCCACGCCGACGCAGTGCGATGTGGTGCGGGATGGTTCGTACATGTTCGCTTTCTTGGAGAAGGCCTTGATCACTCGCGAGGTCTTTGGGGTGCAGTCGGACGGTGTCACCTCGGCGTCGGGGCTGGCAGGGACGATGGGGAAGTGCGTGACGCTTCTAGCGGATAGCGAGCGACCCGCAACGAGCATGGCGCGAGTGCAGGAGTTTCTCACGCGTGTCTTCGCCTTCGATATGGCCCATCTCGACTCCACCAGGtttgtgctgcagcagcatctcGTCGCCGCCAAGGCCGCCCGCACACTCGGCTTCTGGGAGCTGGATAACACGCGCTTGATGCGGCAGGTCGTGTCGCCGCTGCATTCGGTTCTGCTCACGAGCGGCACGCTGTCCCCGCTTGACCAGTTCGCGGCAGAGCTGGGCATGGAGTTTCAGGTGCGCCTGAAGGGAAAGCACGTGATCCAGGCAGATCAAGTGCTCGGCGGGGTCCTCTGCCGTGGGCCGAGCGGCGAGAAGCTGAATGGCGGCTTTTCAttccgcagcagcgtggaCTACCGCGTAGGTCTCGGCATGAGTCTCGCCAACATCGCTCGCAACACACCTGGCGGCACTCTTGTCTTCTTCCCCAGCTATGCCTCTATGAACTCTGTGGTCGAGCTGTGGCGGGCCGGGAGCGGGCGTGCAGGGGACACCAAAACAGTGTGGGGCATGTTGTCGGAGCTGAAGCCGATCTTTGTGGAGCCGAACAACTCCAACGACCTGCCAACCATCGTGCAGGGCTTCCAAAAAGAAGTGGACACGTCACCCCTCCGCGGCGCGATTCTgctggcggtgtgccgtgGCAAGATCAGCGAGGGCATCGACTTTGCCGACAACCACGGTCGCTGCGTGCTCGTCGCGGGCATCCCGTACGCCAATCACACCGACCTCTTCGTTCGCCTTAAGCGCGACTACATCACGTccgtggcgccgcagcggccccTGGTGCACGGAAAGCCATTCACGGGCGACGACTGGTACCGGAACGAGGCGATGCGGGCGGTCAACCAGTGTGTCGGCCGCGTGATTCGGCACAAGGACGACTACGGCGTTGTCCTGCTCGCTGACGAGCGCTTCGAGGGACTGCTGGAAAGCGTGTCGGagtgggtgcggcggcgcacgcgtgtcttTTCCGACTTTCGCGGCGCCTACGCAGCTGTTGCGCAGTTTTTTGGCGCCCGGCGCCATCGCGCGACTGAGACGGCTGCCATTCCATATGTGTTGATCGAGAACAACGcaaccgccgcagccgagcTGCCGTCCTCTGCGACGCTCGCGAGGCTGTACGCAGATGCGCAGGCGCGTCAGCGCGAGGAGCATGTGCAAGAGACACGTCGACGTCGTTTCGAGGAAGTGCGCGAGGCCAAGGCCAGCGCGTGCAACGATGCGGTCGCGTCCGCGACGTCTCCGTTCGCACCGGCGTCGTTTGCCGTGTCTTCAACGACGGGCTGCGCTGGTGGGGCCCCTGCGATCTCGCAGCGAACCTTTGCTGAGGCACCGGAGGTGACAGTGGTGTtggcggagagagagacggcggacATGCGCGATACCGTGCCGATAAGGCGATCGGACGGGCCTCCAAAGCTCGGGCCTACGTCAAGGGAGTTCTGCGAGTTTCTCAAGGCACGTGTGCCAGTAGAGGCGTATCATCGCTTCAAGATGGTGTTGGCCCAGCTGGCGGCCCTCCGCCCGCTTCTGCGAACGTcgccgacggcagccgcggatGGACTCGCACGGCTTTTCGTGCCTTTGCGGTCCATCTTTGGCGCCACAGACGTTGCTTACCATCACAGTCTCTTTGCTGAGTTCGGCCGCCACATACCTGAGGAGTTTCGGCCACTCTATGCGGACCTCCTCAAATCCAACGGGCTGATGTGA